DNA sequence from the Atribacteraceae bacterium genome:
CCTTTTTTGACCGCATCCGGTCCTTCGAGAACTGGGACATGTTTTTCTGATTTCCAATCAGCCTTTTGGAATAGATCACCAAAATTGGCCATGACCGATCTCCTTTCTTAGAATGATTTAAAAACTTCCTTTTTCACTCCGCACACCGGACAGTTATCCGGCGCTGTGCCCTCCGCGGTGTATCCACAAACCGGGCAAATATGGACAGTGCCGATAGAAAGATCCTGGCCGTCGAGAGCTTTGATCTTCGCATCGGTGTACATTTGGGCATGGATCTTTTCAGCGCTCCAGGCATAATGAGTGGACAAGACGGCGCCCTTTTCATTCTGGTATTGAGCCGCATTGTTATAAACCGGGTACATTTCGTCAACTTCGAATGTCTCCCCACCAATCGCGACATCTAGGTTATCCGGAGTTTTTTTGATCATTCCCAGTTCCCGGTAATGGTTGGTGGCGTGTACCTGTTCTGCATAAGAAATGGCCCGAAACAACCTGGCGATATTGGGTTTTCCTTCCTTTTCTGCGATATCGGCATAAATCAGATATCGCATATGGGCCTGTGACTCTCCGGCGAACGCCGTTTCCAAAAATTCCTCGGTCATTTTGTGCATACAACGACCTCCCCTATAAATAATAGTAATCAGGGATGGATGATCAGCAATGGAAGACATAGATATTTATATCCCATCTTCACCTTATCCCATCCTCTGATTTTTCTTAAACAAGATATTAAAGGAAAATATTCCTTCCCGGTGCTTTATCCATGCCGTTTGTTAGAGCACGTTGTTCGGGTATATCAGGGCAACATTTGCGAAACACCCGCTTTTGATCTCCATTGATTATTCATTCTATCGTAAAATATGATAAAAGTGCATGGCTCTTGTAGCCGTTACGAGGTCGCTCTATAGTTTCCCCCGGGAAGATATTATCGGGTAAAATGAGAATGAATAATGACAGGGGGGTGATGCAATGAACAATCCGCTATGCATGATCAAGGAGCTTTCCAGGGAGTACTGGAAACTGCTCGCGACCCGGGAAGGTACGGTCATTATAACCGGGATCATGGCGGTTGTGCTATACGATATATCGTTTCAAGAACGGTGGTTCGGTTTTTTTTCCGGTGAAAGAATGGTGTTCAACAACTCGCTGATTACAGCTTTATGGTTTCTTGTCGTACCTATGGCGATCAATGCGGCAACCTGCCGCATTCCCTGGAAGGATTTGGGCGGTGGATTCGGGATGATCCGGCAATGGGGTCCCTGGTTTCTGGTTTTATTGGGCCTGGGCGCTGGCTGGGCATTTATTGTTTCCCGGTCTCCCGGCTATCGTGATTATTATCCCATGTATCGACCGGCGGCCCAGTCCGTTCAGGAATTCTTTGTTTTTCAAGGTTTCGTTGCAGTCACTATGTATGTCTGGGAGTTTTTTTGCCGGGGATTTCTCCTGTTTGGGTTGGCGAAGAAGATGGGCCGCTACGCCATCCTGGTGCAACTGATCATTTTCACCCTGCTTCACCGGGGTAAACCGGAATACCTGATATCCATCGTCGGTGGATTGGGGATGGGGATCTTCGCTTTCGAAGCAAAAACGTTTTTTCCGGTGTTCCTCCTTCATTTATCGGTGTCCGTTCTTTTGGATATTTTTTGCATTCTGTAAACCACATTCTTTTCCTTCATGGATCGATGGCTTGTTGACGGCACAGCGTTTGTTCAAATGCTTCCACCTCCCGGCGGGTCGGCAGAGAAGGCTGAGCCCCCAGCCGGGTCACGCTCAAAGCGCCTACCAGGTTCCCAAAGCGAATCGCTTCACGAATATCACCGCGTTGCAGATATTCTATGGTCATCGCCGCGGTAAAGGCATCCCCCGCCGCGGTGGTATCAACAGGCCTCACCCGGTGGCCGGGGAAAAACTCGCCCTGGCCGTCGTGATATAGATACGCACCCTTTTCACCCATTTTAATAACCACATAGCGAGCCGGGCAAGCTCCCACCAACCGGCGCGCTGCTTCGTATGCCTCCTGGGATCCGGAAACCATGATTCCCGTCAAAGCATAAGTTTCCGTTTCGTTGGGGCTCAGGATTTCGAGATGTTCTATCCCCTGGAGAGAATCACGATGGGCCGGACCGGCATCCAAAATGATAGGTATTTCTTTCTTCCGGCCTATGCGGCAGGTTTCCACTGCAATGGATTGGTCGATTTCCAGGTTGTAAGTAACTGCCTGATATGGTTTTTCGAAAGCGGTTAAAAGATCATCGGCCTGAATCGCCATATTTGCACCGGCAA
Encoded proteins:
- a CDS encoding ribokinase, which encodes MKPSILVIGSINMDLVLQAERIPQAGETFFGQAYQYIPGGKGANQAVALARLGASVTFVGRVGNDTQGLRLREGLGREGIVTDFLKTDQKTQTGLAVIMVEETGQNRILAFAGANMAIQADDLLTAFEKPYQAVTYNLEIDQSIAVETCRIGRKKEIPIILDAGPAHRDSLQGIEHLEILSPNETETYALTGIMVSGSQEAYEAARRLVGACPARYVVIKMGEKGAYLYHDGQGEFFPGHRVRPVDTTAAGDAFTAAMTIEYLQRGDIREAIRFGNLVGALSVTRLGAQPSLPTRREVEAFEQTLCRQQAIDP
- a CDS encoding rubrerythrin family protein, producing the protein MHKMTEEFLETAFAGESQAHMRYLIYADIAEKEGKPNIARLFRAISYAEQVHATNHYRELGMIKKTPDNLDVAIGGETFEVDEMYPVYNNAAQYQNEKGAVLSTHYAWSAEKIHAQMYTDAKIKALDGQDLSIGTVHICPVCGYTAEGTAPDNCPVCGVKKEVFKSF
- a CDS encoding CPBP family glutamic-type intramembrane protease gives rise to the protein MNNPLCMIKELSREYWKLLATREGTVIITGIMAVVLYDISFQERWFGFFSGERMVFNNSLITALWFLVVPMAINAATCRIPWKDLGGGFGMIRQWGPWFLVLLGLGAGWAFIVSRSPGYRDYYPMYRPAAQSVQEFFVFQGFVAVTMYVWEFFCRGFLLFGLAKKMGRYAILVQLIIFTLLHRGKPEYLISIVGGLGMGIFAFEAKTFFPVFLLHLSVSVLLDIFCIL